Proteins found in one Abyssibius alkaniclasticus genomic segment:
- a CDS encoding paraquat-inducible protein A → MRIPIILNLLLLIAFPISWFVPLAHTGLLSWFNDDVLTVLTTIETLWESDVFLAIVVVFFALLAPMAKTLLLLMIQLEWLGANMLGALAILGKLAMADIFLIALLIVAAKGVGVGYIETGWGLYLFSACVLVSLLVTELTKRKTYGQ, encoded by the coding sequence TTTCCGATAAGCTGGTTCGTGCCGCTCGCCCATACCGGGTTGCTGAGCTGGTTCAACGATGATGTGCTGACCGTGCTGACCACCATTGAAACCCTGTGGGAAAGCGATGTCTTTCTGGCGATTGTCGTGGTGTTTTTCGCCCTGCTGGCCCCTATGGCCAAGACATTGCTTTTATTAATGATTCAATTGGAATGGCTGGGTGCGAATATGCTTGGCGCGCTGGCAATATTGGGTAAGCTGGCAATGGCCGATATTTTTCTGATCGCGCTGCTGATCGTCGCCGCCAAGGGCGTGGGCGTTGGCTATATTGAAACCGGCTGGGGCCTGTATTTGTTCAGTGCCTGCGTGCTGGTGTCGTTGCTTGTGACCGAATTGACCAAAAGGAAGACTTATGGACAATGA